One Candidatus Hydrogenedentota bacterium genomic window carries:
- a CDS encoding cation:proton antiporter, with translation MMEGIDDGILKILGAAIFAGVLGAGFFQRFRIPLVTGYIIVGLIIGESGFRWATQEDVANLQMFNLFALALIGFLVGSELKWDVFKSRGSQLVAILLFEGVGAFVIVGGATSILVYLAVGNLPGSIAAGVMFGAIASATDPASTMGVLWENRARGVVTTTLVAVVAMDDALAMALYAFGASFAQMLTGQSVTIGHELQTIGIELGGALLLGTVAGLIMVVLLRRLRLLEHALAVALGLIFMIMGICVTAHIDVIITTMMMGVVLTNVLPRRSHDLFEKVASFSTPIYVLFFVLAGARMALGNMPPWMWLLVVVFIVAMCGGKIAGTYLGARITGAPAPVRKYAGMGLLVQGGIAVGLAMMAASHLGDVPLAEGLMLGDLIIVTITATTFIVQLAAPALIRLSVMKADEIGRDVTEEDLIASMTVGDVMLEEVRALQEGEPLTRVFEEFAAQDHMQLPVVNREGVVTGVVTLDKLREIFASQDTWEWLVARDVTVRMRDLVTPLDPLPEVLERMRATGADEFIVITSREEGKLAGVMNGRQTRKTINHRLLEKQHAADLASAGAPATAS, from the coding sequence ATGATGGAAGGCATTGACGACGGCATTCTGAAGATTCTGGGCGCCGCCATATTCGCCGGGGTGCTGGGCGCGGGCTTTTTCCAGCGCTTTCGGATCCCGCTGGTCACGGGCTACATCATTGTCGGGTTGATTATCGGCGAAAGCGGGTTCCGGTGGGCGACGCAGGAGGACGTGGCGAACCTGCAGATGTTCAACCTGTTCGCGCTGGCGCTTATCGGGTTCCTGGTGGGGAGCGAGCTGAAGTGGGACGTCTTTAAATCGCGGGGGTCGCAGCTCGTGGCGATTCTGCTTTTCGAAGGGGTGGGCGCGTTCGTGATCGTGGGCGGGGCGACGTCCATTCTCGTTTATCTGGCGGTGGGGAACCTGCCGGGATCCATCGCCGCGGGGGTGATGTTCGGCGCGATCGCGTCGGCCACGGACCCCGCGTCCACCATGGGCGTGCTCTGGGAGAACCGGGCGCGGGGCGTGGTAACGACGACGCTGGTGGCCGTGGTGGCGATGGACGACGCGCTGGCGATGGCGCTCTATGCGTTCGGCGCGAGCTTTGCGCAGATGCTCACGGGGCAGAGCGTGACGATCGGGCACGAGCTCCAGACCATCGGTATCGAGCTGGGCGGCGCGCTGTTGTTGGGGACGGTGGCCGGCCTGATCATGGTGGTGCTGTTGCGGCGGCTGCGCCTGCTGGAGCACGCGCTGGCGGTGGCGCTGGGCCTGATCTTCATGATCATGGGGATTTGCGTGACCGCGCATATCGACGTCATTATAACGACGATGATGATGGGCGTGGTGTTAACCAACGTGCTCCCGCGCCGCAGCCACGACCTGTTTGAGAAGGTCGCGTCGTTTTCCACGCCGATTTACGTGCTGTTTTTTGTGCTGGCGGGCGCCCGGATGGCCCTGGGCAACATGCCGCCTTGGATGTGGCTCCTCGTGGTGGTGTTCATCGTGGCGATGTGCGGCGGCAAGATTGCCGGCACGTACCTGGGCGCGCGGATTACCGGCGCCCCGGCCCCCGTGCGGAAGTATGCCGGCATGGGGCTGCTGGTGCAGGGCGGCATTGCGGTGGGCCTGGCGATGATGGCGGCCTCGCACCTGGGCGACGTGCCGCTCGCGGAAGGCCTGATGCTGGGCGATCTGATTATCGTTACAATCACGGCCACGACCTTTATCGTCCAGCTGGCGGCGCCCGCGCTGATCCGGCTTTCCGTGATGAAGGCGGATGAGATCGGGCGGGACGTGACGGAGGAAGACTTGATCGCCTCCATGACGGTGGGGGATGTCATGCTGGAGGAAGTGCGGGCGCTGCAGGAGGGCGAGCCGCTGACGCGGGTGTTCGAGGAGTTCGCGGCGCAGGACCACATGCAGTTGCCCGTGGTGAATCGCGAGGGCGTCGTTACCGGCGTGGTGACGCTCGACAAGCTGCGCGAAATCTTCGCGAGCCAGGATACGTGGGAGTGGCTGGTGGCGCGCGATGTCACGGTGCGCATGCGGGATCTGGTGACGCCGTTGGACCCGCTTCCGGAGGTGCTGGAGCGCATGCGGGCCACCGGCGCGGACGAGTTCATCGTGATTACGTCGCGGGAGGAAGGCAAGCTGGCCGGCGTAATGAATGGGCGGCAGACACGGAAGACTATCAACCACCGGCTTCTTGAGAAGCAGCACGCCGCCGATCTCGCGAGCGCGGGCGCGCCGGCCACGGCTTCATAG
- a CDS encoding DUF1501 domain-containing protein: protein MARNCNHSMPYTGPNMARRWFLQQCGVGLGAAALAQLLGPSNVASAALNDPLSPKRPHFAPKAKNVIFLFMAGAPSHLEMLDYKPELAKFSGTLPPASLLENYRAAFINPNSRLLGPVYDFKQYGQSGAWVSELMPHFQEIVDDVTIVRSMVTDAFNHAPAQIMMNTGSQQFGRPSMGAWASYGLGSENRNLPTFVVFSSGSKGPSGGSGNWSSGFLPTVHEGVLFRTSGDPVLYLSNPPGVDDQAQRDTLDTLNALNSRRYDIMGDPDIATRINSYELAFRMQKSAPELMDLGQEPQHILDLYGAKPGEPSFANNCLLARRLVERGVRFVQLYHEAWDQHGDLRNGLKKNCADTDQACAALVKDLKQRGLLEDTIVIWGGEFGRTPMVQGDGDDGRDHHPNAFTMWMAGGGFKPGVVHGESDELGFNVVDGKVHVHDLHATILHQLGFDHERFTYRFQGLDARLTGVEPAHVVREILA, encoded by the coding sequence ATGGCGAGAAATTGCAACCATAGCATGCCCTATACGGGCCCGAATATGGCGCGGCGCTGGTTTTTGCAGCAGTGCGGCGTCGGTCTCGGCGCGGCGGCGCTGGCGCAGCTCCTCGGACCGTCGAACGTGGCGTCCGCGGCGTTGAACGATCCGCTGTCGCCGAAGCGGCCCCACTTTGCACCGAAGGCGAAAAACGTCATCTTCCTGTTCATGGCGGGCGCGCCGAGCCACCTGGAGATGCTGGACTACAAGCCGGAGCTGGCGAAGTTCAGTGGCACGTTGCCGCCGGCGAGCCTGCTGGAGAACTACCGGGCGGCGTTCATCAACCCGAATTCGCGGTTGCTCGGACCGGTGTATGACTTCAAGCAGTACGGGCAATCCGGGGCGTGGGTGTCGGAGCTGATGCCGCACTTCCAGGAGATCGTGGACGATGTGACGATCGTGCGGAGCATGGTGACGGATGCGTTCAACCACGCGCCGGCGCAGATCATGATGAACACGGGATCGCAGCAGTTCGGGCGGCCGAGTATGGGCGCGTGGGCGAGCTACGGCCTGGGGAGCGAGAACCGGAACCTGCCGACCTTTGTGGTGTTCAGCTCGGGCAGCAAAGGGCCCAGCGGCGGTTCGGGCAACTGGAGCAGTGGCTTTTTGCCGACGGTGCACGAGGGGGTCCTGTTCCGCACCAGCGGGGACCCGGTGCTGTACCTTTCGAACCCGCCGGGGGTGGATGATCAGGCGCAGCGCGACACGCTGGACACGCTGAACGCGCTGAACAGCCGCCGCTACGACATCATGGGCGACCCGGACATCGCGACGCGCATCAACTCCTACGAGCTGGCGTTCCGCATGCAGAAGAGCGCGCCGGAGCTGATGGATCTGGGCCAGGAGCCGCAGCACATTCTGGATCTGTACGGGGCGAAGCCCGGCGAGCCGTCGTTCGCGAACAACTGCCTGCTGGCGCGGCGGCTGGTGGAGCGCGGGGTGCGTTTTGTGCAGCTGTACCACGAGGCGTGGGACCAGCACGGCGACCTGCGCAACGGCCTGAAGAAGAATTGCGCCGACACGGATCAGGCCTGCGCGGCGCTGGTGAAGGATCTGAAGCAGCGCGGGCTGCTGGAGGACACGATCGTGATCTGGGGCGGCGAGTTCGGCCGCACGCCGATGGTGCAGGGCGACGGCGACGACGGGCGGGACCACCACCCGAACGCGTTCACGATGTGGATGGCGGGCGGCGGCTTCAAGCCGGGCGTGGTGCATGGCGAGAGCGACGAACTGGGCTTCAACGTGGTGGACGGCAAGGTCCACGTCCACGATCTGCACGCGACCATCCTGCACCAGCTGGGCTTCGACCACGAGCGGTTCACGTACCGCTTCCAGGGCCTCGACGCGCGGCTGACCGGCGTCGAGCCGGCGCACGTGGTTCGGGAGATCCTGGCGTAG
- a CDS encoding PSD1 domain-containing protein, translating into MIVIGRAWQWAVVVWVVAAPVYAGEPISFDRQIRPLLSNKCFACHGPDESSRKGGLRLDIAEPGQTAIAPGDPGASEALRRITATDPADRMPPPEAGDPLTAEETALIEAWIAQGAPRSQHWAFQTPRRPEPPATDGGWVRNPIDAFILARLEREGLTPSPEADRLTLLRRLSLDLTGLPPSPDEIARVLNDASAGWYEALVERLLASPHYGEHWARHWLDAAQYADSDGFEKDARRQVWAWRDWVIRSFNEDKPYDQFIIEQIAGDHLPTATQNQRVATGFLRNSMINEEGGIDPEQFRMEALFNRMDLVGRGVLGLTVACAQCHTHKYDPLTHTEYYGLLAFLNDADEGNIPVYSAKDEAQRTTLFSLIAEIESEIKAEHTDWPERMAAWEESLRGEPEPEWEVLVLTFDDNSTGGQKFLPQEDGSYLGQGFSPAGTSPKMTGTSTLETITAIRIDFLTDPNLPRGGPGRSKNGGFALSEVRLRTTAEGLETKDYEKWTDAPIASAIADLNPPQRPLGPDFPHRENKIRYTGPIELAIDGDGNTAWTSDIDPGRRNQPRTAIFKLAEPLPVTPGMTLGFQLQQNHGGWNNNDKQTNNIGRFRIGVTDSEALPARVIPEAIKAILETPREARSPAQQDALFSYWRASEPEFHVANSRIDGLWQAHPEGASQLVLQPRETPRVTHRLDRGDFLSPREAVEPATPAFLHPMAPDAGRDRLAFARWLVAPDAHTTARAYANRVWQRHFGEGIVATTDDLGMQGEPPAHPELLDWLAATFMESGWNVKDLHRRIVHSATYRQESTVTPALLARDPDNRLLARGARFRVEGETVRDIALAASGLLTPAIGGPSVYPPAPHDIFLPPASYGTKTWDYDEGADKYRRALYTFRFRSVPFPALQVFDTPSGEAPCTRRERSNSPMQALTSLNEPLFFESAVKLAELALEEGGATDRDRVEYAFQRCVTRAPAAEEVEAVLAFLEAQRARLAAGELEPGAILDVSGSAWEDDPATLAAWALAARVLLNLDETIVRQ; encoded by the coding sequence ATTATCGTGATTGGACGTGCATGGCAATGGGCGGTCGTGGTGTGGGTTGTGGCGGCGCCCGTGTATGCGGGCGAACCGATTTCTTTTGATCGGCAGATCCGGCCGCTGCTGAGCAACAAGTGCTTCGCCTGCCACGGGCCCGACGAATCGTCGCGGAAGGGCGGGTTGCGCCTGGACATAGCCGAGCCGGGCCAGACCGCAATCGCGCCGGGGGATCCTGGAGCGAGTGAGGCGCTTCGCCGCATCACCGCGACGGATCCGGCCGACCGGATGCCGCCGCCCGAAGCGGGCGATCCATTGACCGCGGAAGAGACCGCGCTGATCGAGGCCTGGATCGCCCAGGGCGCGCCGCGATCGCAACATTGGGCCTTTCAGACGCCGCGGCGTCCGGAGCCGCCCGCGACCGATGGCGGCTGGGTGCGGAACCCCATCGACGCCTTCATTCTCGCCCGGCTGGAGCGCGAAGGGCTGACGCCGTCCCCGGAGGCGGACCGGCTGACCCTGTTGCGGCGCCTGAGCCTGGATCTAACCGGGCTCCCACCTTCCCCCGATGAGATCGCGCGTGTTCTGAACGACGCTTCCGCGGGGTGGTATGAGGCGCTGGTGGAGCGGCTGCTGGCGTCCCCGCACTACGGGGAGCATTGGGCGCGGCACTGGCTCGACGCCGCGCAATACGCCGATTCCGACGGCTTCGAAAAGGACGCCCGGCGGCAGGTGTGGGCCTGGCGCGATTGGGTTATCCGGTCGTTCAACGAGGACAAGCCCTACGACCAGTTCATCATCGAGCAGATCGCGGGGGACCACCTGCCCACGGCAACGCAGAACCAGCGCGTGGCGACGGGCTTTCTGCGCAACAGCATGATCAACGAGGAGGGGGGCATCGATCCGGAGCAATTCCGGATGGAGGCGCTATTCAACCGGATGGACCTGGTGGGGCGCGGCGTTCTGGGGCTGACGGTGGCGTGCGCGCAGTGCCACACGCACAAGTACGACCCGCTGACGCATACCGAATACTACGGGTTGCTGGCGTTCCTTAACGACGCGGACGAGGGGAACATTCCGGTGTATTCCGCGAAGGATGAGGCCCAGCGGACAACGCTTTTTTCGCTGATCGCCGAAATCGAGTCGGAAATCAAGGCGGAGCACACGGATTGGCCCGAGCGGATGGCGGCGTGGGAGGAATCCCTGCGCGGGGAGCCCGAGCCGGAATGGGAGGTGCTCGTGCTCACATTCGACGACAACTCGACCGGCGGGCAGAAGTTTCTCCCACAGGAGGACGGTTCCTACCTCGGCCAGGGCTTTTCTCCCGCCGGGACCTCCCCAAAAATGACCGGGACCAGCACACTGGAAACCATCACCGCGATTCGCATTGACTTTTTGACGGACCCCAACCTGCCGCGCGGCGGCCCGGGGCGATCGAAGAACGGCGGCTTCGCCCTTTCCGAAGTGCGCCTGCGCACGACGGCGGAGGGGCTTGAAACCAAAGATTACGAAAAGTGGACGGACGCGCCGATTGCTTCCGCAATAGCCGATCTCAACCCGCCGCAGCGCCCGCTCGGGCCCGATTTTCCGCACAGGGAGAACAAGATCCGGTATACGGGGCCAATCGAGCTGGCCATCGACGGGGACGGGAACACGGCCTGGACCTCGGACATCGATCCCGGGCGCCGCAACCAGCCGCGCACGGCCATTTTCAAGCTGGCCGAGCCCCTGCCGGTGACGCCGGGGATGACATTGGGTTTTCAGTTGCAGCAGAACCACGGCGGCTGGAACAACAACGACAAACAGACCAACAACATCGGCCGCTTCCGCATTGGCGTGACCGATTCGGAGGCCCTGCCCGCGCGCGTTATTCCCGAAGCGATCAAGGCCATCCTGGAAACGCCCCGCGAAGCGCGGTCGCCCGCGCAGCAAGACGCGCTGTTCAGCTACTGGCGCGCGAGCGAGCCCGAATTCCACGTGGCGAACAGCCGGATCGATGGCCTCTGGCAGGCGCACCCCGAGGGCGCGTCCCAGCTCGTGCTCCAGCCGCGAGAAACACCCCGGGTGACGCACCGGCTCGACCGCGGCGACTTCCTGAGCCCGCGCGAGGCCGTGGAACCCGCGACGCCGGCTTTCCTCCACCCGATGGCCCCGGACGCCGGGCGCGACCGCCTCGCCTTTGCGCGGTGGCTCGTGGCGCCGGACGCCCACACGACCGCGCGCGCCTACGCCAACCGCGTGTGGCAGCGCCATTTTGGCGAAGGCATCGTCGCGACGACGGATGACCTGGGGATGCAGGGCGAGCCGCCCGCGCACCCGGAGTTGCTCGACTGGCTCGCGGCGACCTTCATGGAATCCGGCTGGAACGTGAAGGATCTGCACCGGCGTATCGTGCATTCCGCCACCTACCGGCAGGAGTCCACGGTCACGCCGGCGCTGCTCGCGCGCGACCCCGACAACCGCCTGCTCGCGCGCGGGGCGCGCTTCCGCGTGGAGGGCGAGACGGTCCGCGACATCGCCCTGGCCGCCAGCGGGCTCCTGACGCCGGCCATCGGCGGGCCGAGCGTATATCCACCGGCCCCCCACGACATCTTCCTGCCGCCCGCCAGTTACGGGACCAAGACCTGGGACTACGACGAGGGCGCGGACAAGTACCGCCGCGCGCTCTACACCTTCCGCTTCCGCAGCGTGCCCTTCCCGGCGCTCCAGGTGTTTGACACGCCCTCCGGCGAGGCCCCGTGCACCCGCCGCGAGCGCAGCAACAGCCCGATGCAGGCCCTGACCTCGCTGAACGAACCGCTCTTCTTCGAGTCGGCCGTGAAGCTCGCCGAGCTGGCGCTGGAAGAGGGCGGCGCGACAGACCGCGACCGGGTAGAGTACGCGTTCCAGCGTTGCGTGACGCGCGCCCCCGCGGCCGAGGAGGTGGAGGCGGTTTTGGCCTTCCTGGAGGCGCAGCGGGCCCGACTTGCGGCGGGTGAGCTGGAGCCCGGCGCGATATTGGACGTGTCGGGAAGCGCCTGGGAGGACGACCCGGCCACCCTGGCGGCGTGGGCGTTGGCGGCGCGGGTGCTGCTCAATCTAGACGAGACGATTGTGCGGCAGTAG
- a CDS encoding thioredoxin family protein, with protein sequence MSQIAESVAAHPVVSREEWIAARKALLAREKELTRQYDAVCAARRALPWVRVEKEYEFEGPDGAETLAELFGGNSQLIVYHFMYGPGWKEGCSGCSFISDHIDGANLHLKHHDVTLLAVSRAPFAEFQAFKKRMGWRFKWMSSHGSDFNFDYDVSFTKESLARGPAFFNFAPKTTDNEGEAHGVSVFYKDESGAVYHTYSTYARGGDILIGAHNFLDMTPKGRNEDGIMSWMRHHDRYETEPAEACCSGGG encoded by the coding sequence ATGAGCCAGATAGCGGAATCGGTTGCGGCGCACCCTGTTGTGTCGCGGGAGGAATGGATTGCGGCGCGGAAGGCGCTGCTCGCGCGCGAGAAGGAACTCACGCGGCAGTATGACGCCGTTTGCGCGGCGCGGCGCGCACTTCCGTGGGTGCGCGTGGAGAAGGAATATGAATTTGAAGGGCCGGACGGCGCGGAGACGCTCGCGGAGCTCTTTGGCGGGAACAGCCAGCTCATCGTCTACCACTTCATGTACGGTCCGGGCTGGAAGGAAGGTTGCAGCGGGTGCTCGTTCATCAGCGATCACATCGACGGCGCGAACCTGCACCTCAAGCACCACGATGTGACGCTGCTGGCGGTTTCGCGCGCGCCCTTTGCGGAGTTTCAGGCGTTCAAGAAGCGGATGGGCTGGCGGTTCAAGTGGATGTCGTCGCATGGGAGCGACTTCAATTTCGATTACGATGTGTCGTTCACGAAGGAGAGTCTCGCGCGCGGACCGGCTTTCTTTAATTTTGCGCCGAAGACGACGGACAACGAGGGGGAGGCGCATGGCGTGAGTGTGTTCTACAAAGATGAGTCCGGGGCGGTGTACCACACCTACTCGACGTACGCGCGCGGCGGTGACATCCTGATTGGCGCGCACAATTTCCTGGACATGACACCGAAGGGGCGGAACGAGGACGGGATCATGAGTTGGATGCGCCACCACGACCGCTACGAGACCGAACCGGCGGAGGCGTGCTGTTCGGGCGGCGGCTGA
- a CDS encoding glycosyltransferase family 4 protein — MSYRIVFAGACPYPVPQGSQVFLRDHALALAARGHEVRLVVYGYGAGPDTSGLPVHRCRRIPGEGKTAAGPSLAKPFQDLALAAKIRAVVAKYGADAVIAHNYEALLACLLAGVRPLIYHAHNAMSDELPYYFRWSRWPAKLGRWLDRTFPRRADYVIVPHQRLAGHLVVRGCDHARIAIVPPPLRAEDFDPCAPGDGLPPVLYTGNLDAYQNLGLLFAAMERVRKRYPEARLLIATAEDAEFPDAEVVPVKGFDALHQILARDAVLALPRVSWSGYPVKLLNGMAAGQAIVACRSAAYPLEDGVDGIVVDDDDPRAFAEALIRLMGDAKLRRSLGAAARARIQREHDPDAVGAQLEAVVEEAIRTRV; from the coding sequence ATGAGCTACCGCATTGTATTCGCCGGCGCGTGCCCGTACCCCGTGCCGCAGGGGTCGCAAGTCTTCCTGCGGGATCACGCGCTGGCGCTCGCGGCGCGCGGGCACGAGGTGCGGCTGGTGGTGTACGGGTATGGGGCCGGCCCCGACACGAGCGGCCTGCCGGTGCACCGCTGCCGCCGCATTCCCGGGGAGGGCAAGACCGCGGCGGGGCCTTCGCTGGCAAAACCCTTTCAGGATCTGGCGCTCGCGGCAAAAATCCGGGCGGTGGTCGCGAAATACGGCGCCGACGCCGTCATCGCGCACAACTACGAGGCCCTGCTGGCGTGCCTGCTGGCCGGGGTGCGCCCCCTGATCTACCACGCGCACAACGCGATGTCCGACGAGCTGCCCTACTACTTTCGCTGGTCGCGGTGGCCGGCGAAACTTGGCCGCTGGCTCGATCGCACCTTCCCGCGCCGCGCGGACTACGTGATCGTGCCGCACCAGCGCCTGGCGGGGCATCTCGTGGTGCGCGGCTGCGACCACGCGCGCATCGCGATCGTCCCGCCGCCCCTGCGCGCCGAGGACTTCGATCCCTGCGCGCCGGGCGACGGCCTGCCGCCGGTGCTGTATACCGGCAACCTCGACGCCTACCAGAATCTGGGCCTGCTCTTCGCCGCGATGGAGCGGGTGCGCAAGCGCTACCCCGAGGCGCGGCTCCTGATCGCCACGGCGGAGGACGCGGAGTTTCCGGATGCCGAAGTCGTGCCGGTGAAGGGCTTCGACGCGTTGCACCAGATCCTGGCGCGCGACGCCGTTCTGGCGCTGCCCCGGGTCTCGTGGTCGGGATATCCCGTGAAGCTGCTGAACGGCATGGCGGCGGGCCAGGCAATCGTGGCCTGCCGCAGCGCCGCGTACCCGCTCGAAGATGGCGTCGACGGCATCGTGGTGGACGACGACGACCCGCGGGCCTTCGCGGAGGCGTTGATCCGGCTGATGGGCGATGCGAAATTGCGGCGGTCGCTCGGCGCGGCGGCGCGCGCCAGGATCCAGCGGGAGCACGATCCGGACGCGGTGGGAGCGCAGTTGGAGGCCGTGGTGGAGGAAGCGATTCGGACGCGGGTGTAG
- a CDS encoding alkaline phosphatase family protein: MARFLLIGLDGAEPSLLGPWMDAGHLPHLAALRARGTFMPLSSTRPPVTFPAWTTCVTGVNPGRHGIFDFTEMQPGSYAIRFVNRGRRAAPAIWNLLDDAGLRSCVLGVPGTYPPEPINGVMVSGFDSPVATAVERSFVYPPSRYTAVRDWRFADFQEHDIGPGWHADALARLLAGADRKAAIAEGLLREEAWDFFMAVFGEADTVSHHFWLFHDPQSPRHRPGFETAIRQVYERLDAAVGRLVAAAGEDVVVGVVSDHGFGGAGTGVAHLNNWLAEHGYLAWKPGGRDSLLKRAALSLTPERWRGGLFRRFGGLAARAESRSRFGRIDWRHTTAWSEELNYFPSIRVNLAGREPLGQVPRAEYDAFVARLCAALEEWAPVARAWPRAALYDGPEIDRAPDIVLELALEDGYSHSCLRSAPGGPAFRRIRPEEAIGGKERGMNGTHRDPGVLLLSSPVAAKSASLADIAPTVLSVLGASCPPLDGRPLIGAAAAGDAAARPAWAAPYTPEEEAIIATRMRALGYFE; encoded by the coding sequence ATGGCGCGATTTCTCTTGATTGGACTGGACGGCGCCGAGCCGTCTCTCCTGGGGCCGTGGATGGATGCGGGGCATTTGCCGCACCTGGCGGCGTTGCGCGCGCGCGGGACCTTCATGCCGCTTTCGAGCACGCGCCCGCCGGTGACGTTTCCGGCGTGGACCACCTGTGTAACGGGGGTGAATCCGGGCCGCCACGGGATCTTTGATTTCACCGAGATGCAGCCGGGCTCCTACGCGATCCGCTTCGTCAACCGGGGGCGCCGCGCCGCGCCCGCCATCTGGAACCTGCTGGATGATGCGGGCCTGCGATCATGCGTGCTGGGGGTCCCGGGAACCTACCCGCCCGAGCCGATTAACGGGGTGATGGTGTCGGGGTTCGACTCGCCCGTCGCCACGGCGGTGGAGCGCTCGTTTGTTTATCCGCCTTCCCGCTACACGGCGGTGCGCGATTGGCGGTTTGCGGATTTTCAGGAGCACGACATCGGACCGGGGTGGCACGCGGACGCCTTGGCGCGGCTGCTGGCCGGCGCGGACCGCAAGGCGGCGATTGCGGAGGGGTTGCTCCGGGAGGAGGCGTGGGATTTCTTCATGGCCGTGTTCGGCGAGGCCGACACGGTGTCGCACCACTTCTGGCTGTTTCACGATCCGCAGTCGCCCCGCCACCGCCCCGGCTTCGAAACCGCGATCCGGCAGGTCTACGAGCGCCTCGACGCGGCGGTCGGGCGTCTCGTGGCGGCGGCGGGGGAGGATGTGGTGGTGGGCGTGGTTTCCGACCACGGATTCGGCGGTGCGGGCACGGGCGTGGCGCATTTAAACAACTGGCTGGCGGAACACGGCTACCTGGCGTGGAAGCCGGGCGGGCGCGACAGCCTTCTGAAACGGGCCGCGCTGTCGCTGACGCCGGAGCGCTGGCGCGGCGGCCTTTTCCGGCGCTTTGGCGGGCTTGCGGCGCGCGCGGAGTCCCGATCGCGCTTTGGGCGCATCGACTGGCGCCACACGACGGCGTGGTCGGAGGAACTGAACTACTTCCCGTCGATCCGGGTCAACCTCGCGGGGCGCGAGCCGCTGGGGCAGGTTCCGCGCGCGGAATACGATGCGTTTGTGGCCCGGCTCTGCGCGGCGCTGGAGGAATGGGCCCCGGTCGCCCGGGCGTGGCCGCGCGCCGCGCTGTACGACGGCCCGGAGATTGATCGCGCGCCGGATATCGTGCTGGAGTTGGCGCTGGAGGACGGCTATTCGCATTCCTGTCTGCGGAGCGCGCCCGGCGGACCGGCCTTCCGGCGCATTCGCCCGGAGGAAGCGATTGGCGGGAAGGAGCGTGGCATGAACGGGACCCACCGCGATCCCGGGGTGCTGTTGTTGTCGTCGCCGGTCGCGGCGAAGTCGGCGTCGCTCGCCGATATCGCGCCCACGGTCCTGTCGGTGCTGGGCGCGTCCTGTCCGCCCCTCGACGGGCGCCCGCTGATCGGGGCGGCGGCGGCGGGCGATGCGGCGGCGCGTCCGGCCTGGGCCGCGCCCTACACCCCCGAGGAAGAGGCCATCATCGCGACGCGCATGCGCGCCCTGGGCTACTTCGAATGA
- a CDS encoding phytanoyl-CoA dioxygenase family protein, producing the protein MLMTKHASVFYDEHGYYLNTDPVLEPGEIAAAVRGMEDVRDGRYETGVPPEDSPWTPGDDPRKLVKIEMPQQCNRAIRAAVASPRLGEAAAEITGASMVQVWWVQLLMKPPVAEGNAFRTNVGWHQDFQYWDCWAPGSEVFTAWLALSDVTEAAGAMRFVPGSHTWGLLGQGDFYGQELDGQIAVPEGREWREASGALPPGGVSFHHRLTLHASGPNTSGAPRLSLAIHLRTEKSTPAGGEARGLAAFIGDTDRCPVIWSR; encoded by the coding sequence ATGTTGATGACCAAACACGCCAGTGTATTCTACGACGAGCATGGCTATTACCTGAACACGGACCCCGTGTTGGAACCCGGCGAGATAGCCGCCGCGGTTCGGGGGATGGAGGACGTGCGCGACGGGCGCTACGAGACGGGCGTCCCGCCGGAGGATTCGCCGTGGACGCCGGGGGACGACCCGCGCAAGTTGGTAAAGATCGAGATGCCGCAGCAGTGTAACCGCGCGATCCGGGCGGCGGTGGCGAGTCCGCGGCTCGGCGAGGCGGCGGCGGAGATTACGGGCGCGTCGATGGTTCAGGTGTGGTGGGTGCAGCTGCTGATGAAGCCGCCGGTGGCGGAAGGCAACGCGTTCCGAACCAACGTGGGCTGGCACCAGGATTTTCAGTACTGGGACTGCTGGGCGCCGGGCAGCGAGGTGTTCACGGCATGGCTCGCGCTGAGCGACGTGACCGAGGCCGCCGGCGCGATGCGTTTTGTGCCGGGGTCGCACACGTGGGGCCTGCTGGGGCAGGGCGACTTCTACGGCCAGGAGCTGGACGGGCAGATCGCGGTTCCCGAGGGGCGGGAATGGCGGGAGGCGTCGGGCGCGCTGCCGCCCGGCGGCGTCAGCTTCCATCACCGCCTGACGCTCCACGCCAGCGGGCCGAACACCAGCGGTGCGCCGCGCCTGAGCCTGGCGATTCACCTGCGCACGGAAAAATCGACCCCAGCGGGGGGCGAAGCCCGCGGGCTGGCCGCGTTCATCGGCGATACGGATCGCTGTCCGGTGATCTGGTCGCGGTAG
- a CDS encoding Hpt domain-containing protein — protein sequence MPSEGQFDSPPLDFARIREASGGDGEFERDLFEAYVEDCGGRVAGLRGLHAAGDADQLRREAHTIKGASANIGTARLHEIAGALETADSAMADGLIAEAEDEFTRVRSAIHAYLSSE from the coding sequence ATGCCGAGCGAAGGACAATTCGACAGCCCGCCGCTGGATTTTGCGCGGATCCGGGAGGCCTCGGGCGGCGATGGGGAATTTGAGCGGGATCTTTTCGAGGCGTATGTGGAGGATTGCGGCGGGCGCGTGGCCGGATTGCGGGGTCTGCATGCGGCGGGCGACGCCGATCAGTTGCGGCGCGAGGCGCACACGATCAAGGGCGCGAGCGCGAATATCGGGACGGCGCGCCTGCACGAAATCGCCGGAGCGCTTGAGACGGCGGACTCCGCCATGGCGGATGGCCTCATTGCGGAGGCGGAAGATGAGTTCACGCGGGTGCGGTCCGCCATTCACGCCTATCTGTCGTCGGAGTAG